Proteins encoded within one genomic window of Neodiprion fabricii isolate iyNeoFabr1 chromosome 6, iyNeoFabr1.1, whole genome shotgun sequence:
- the LOC124184419 gene encoding DENN domain-containing protein 5B isoform X9 yields the protein MNGSLDMIRGPEQHPSRFADYFVICGLDQDSGLEPDRFFGDSLQSTPLDRAYKGTVLGHYPDSVPWNHFDKHAVCMLCLPSGLRFRTQKHSIEPSFHSFVLTKEDGHRTYGFSLLFYEECRNKKICHAMQTLQSMHITELSSGQNGTPPIPRRGQDGHNTRSLPRHFKLSAHSPGAALGYYDYTKDKLLVTKSISLLCQQPYLHAARTFLTNLYKCVPRHPGPGLSLESYVYNLLYNVPIPLPGKSLKFFVPNDEPAKVPLELVIHQPTLPEELPMLDYPLKDVFSWLGVDCVIQLFTCLLLENQVLLRSADFQKLMVVSECITALLFPFSWQHVYVPILPASLHHFLDAPVPFVMGLHAQSEGGNLKIASEANLCYVDIDKQSIQLPEELPVFPHRLQFITEIRDLLNKFKVPHPDKTDNMAINYFNGDIMTSSLTLPGSGFHHPRRKHSLHDVLDWDRPDPEPHSETLQRIVDIVKRTGVNLGDIDSVDKTTKEKILTAQEEYHDTLIFNNALREIFLNRFVQIFSSYEHFVIQPSQDKEEWLCNRDSMHVFDKATFLSDQPAQHLPFLSRFLESQMFASLVDNKVLAAWSELDPNIRVFDQRISQLKQKVGEGIVRSPCYEACQAITATQKLLEQRLNNVELEAVPPTEILPHRAAYFRSFPLLDGVALNKEPTQSLLRSRRGQKQWKYKMKMIEASGKLQTPQESQSPRPQTKFSTDMSPALIAQANWTFVEKLLKDCKSKTKRMLVEKMGSEAVALGHGGEFLSDVEENTLVASLCDLLERVWSHGLQNKQGKSALWSHLTTYQELDECNDATKSIDPNFLTPETEVSPTRGRERHKSSGERKSVGPEHLRPLPDSLIFDIRNVQAMTDIKTHIGYARAWVRLALEKKLLSRHLKTLLSDTALVRSQYKRSAFLRCEEEKEQFLYHLLTLNAVDYFCFTNNYPTTKLPYRVVIFPSRKASAATTTANSWVAISGTLCETNPVSIPKGALEFVFHHRNLGVLSTLRIGHDNTGLSPKWMVEHIVVRNEVTGHTFKFPCGRWLGKGIDDGSTERLLVGALVPKSIDNEELVESCSTPPRCRSPSIPRRITLTHIELQHMLGEAVNAIVKFHYRREPQDGSLTALLCGESGLVPSLEQTFLFGFKSQRLFGKNLYVWDYFVRVKENFEISLLEEMDEYSQRLSRDRRALTENNQRFNILRSYCHLIDQINTCSQALGKDGKFQLFICLGAREHLLHRMLSPMSEARSTVDMYEEISFLRSPQLLTFLIQILEPLDEFHIVLEKSLTQGISSIC from the exons ATGAACGGGAGTCTGGATATGATTCGGGGTCCGGAACAGCACCCGTCCCGATTTGCGGATTACTTTGTCATCTGTGGATTGGACCAGGACTCGGGCCTGGAGCCGGACAGATTTTTCG GCGACTCGCTGCAATCCACACCCCTCGACAGAGCTTACAAAGGGACAGTTCTGGGTCACTACCCGGACTCCGTGCCCTGGAACCACTTTGACAAGCACGCTGTCTGCATG CTCTGTTTACCCAGCGGCCTGAGGTTCCGTACCCAAAAGCACTCTATCGAACCTTCATTTCACTCGTTCGTACTCACCAAAGAAGATGGCCATCGAACCTATGGTTTCAGTCTTCTGTTCTACGAGGAGTGtcgcaacaaaaaaatatgccaTGCTATGCAGACCCTTCAATCTATGCACATCACCGAACTGAGCAGCGGACAGAACGGCACTCCACCTAT CCCCAGGAGAGGACAAGATGGTCATAACACAAGATCCCTACCAAGACATTTCAAATTATCCGCTCACTCACCAGGCGCAGCTCTCGGCTACTACGATTATACCAAAGATAAACTTCTGGTCACAAAGTCTATCTCACTGCTGTGCCAGCAGCCGTACCTCCACGCCGCTCGTACCTTTCTCACCAATCTTTACAA ATGCGTCCCAAGACATCCGGGTCCTGGTCTTAGCTTAGAGTCTTATGTATACAATCTTCTTTATAATGTACCAATACCTCTTCCTGGTAAATCTCTCAAGTTTTTTGTACCTAACGACGAGCCAGCTAAGGTGCCGCTAGAGCTCGTCATACATCAGCCAACTTTGCCAGAAGAGTTGCCAATGCTTGACTATCCGCTCAAGGATGTATTTTCGTGGCTTGGAGTCGACTGCGTAATACAACTGTTCACTTGTCTGTTATTGGAGAATCAAGTACTATTGAGAAGCGCTGATTTTCAGAAACTCATGGTTGTCTCGGAGTGCATTACTGCCCTTCTGTTCCCATTCTCTTGGCAGCATGTGTACGTACCAATATTGCCGGCTAGTTTACACCACTTTCTAGACGCTCCGGTACCTTTCGTCATGGGGTTACATGCTCAAAGTGAAGGAggcaatttgaaaattgctaGTGAA GCAAATCTGTGTTACGTAGATATAGACAAACAAAGTATCCAATTACCCGAAGAGTTACCGGTGTTTCCTCACAGGTTGCAATTCATTACTGAAATTAGAGATTTActaaataaattcaaagtgCCACATCCCGATAA GACTGACAATATGGCCATCAATTATTTTAACGGAGATATCATGACCAGCAGCTTGACTCTTCCTGGGTCAGGATTTCACCATCCTAGAAGAAAACATTCTTTGCACGACGTTTTGGATTGGGACAGGCCAGACCCTGAACCACACTCGGAAACGTTGCAAAGAATAGTTGACATTGTCAAGAGGACAG GAGTAAACTTGGGTGATATTGACTCTGTCGACAAAACGACGAAAGAAAAGATACTCACTGCACAAGAAGAGTACCACGATACTctcattttcaataatgctctgagagaaatatttctgaatcGTTTCGTACAGATATTCTCAAGCTATGAACATTTCGTCATTCAACCAAGCCAG GACAAAGAAGAATGGTTGTGCAACAGAGACAGTATGCATGTCTTTGACAAGGCTACGTTTTTGTCTGATCAGCCTGCCCAGCATTTGCCCTTTCTTTCACGATTTTTGGAATCTCAGATGTTTGCGTCGCTTGTCGATAATAAAGTTTTAGCTGCTTGGAGCGAGTTGGATCCTAACATCAGAGTCTTTGATCAAAGAATATCCCAACTAAA GCAAAAAGTTGGTGAAGGAATAGTGAGATCGCCTTGCTATGAGGCCTGCCAAGCTATAACTGCGACGCAGAAACTCCTTGAACAACGACTGAACAACGTCGAGTTGGAGGCTGTCCCACCGACCGAAATTCTTCCTCACCGAGCAGCTTACTTTCGAAGTTTTCCACTCCTCGACGGTGTCGCCTTGAATAAAGAACCAACGCAGAG TCTACTTCG CAGTCGGAGGGGCCAAAAACAATGgaagtataaaatgaaaatgattgaagCAAGTGGAAAGCTACAAACTCCGCAAGAATCTCAGTCCCCCCGACCACAAACTAAGTTTTCCACTGACATGAGCCCAGCACTGATTGCACAAGCCAATTGGACTTTTGTGGAAAAATTGCTCaag GACTGTAAGTCCAAAACGAAACGAATGCTGGTAGAGAAAATGGGTTCTGAAGCAGTAGCACTTGGTCACGGTGGTGAATTCCTTTCGGATGTTGAAGAAAATACTCTGGTTGCCAGCCTCTGCGACCTTTTGGAACGCGTATGGAGTCACGGGCTGCAAAACAAGCAAGGAAAAAGTGCTCTCTGGTCACATCTGACCACTTATCAAGAACTAGATGAGTGTAATGATGCGACGAAAAGTATAGACCCCAATTTTTTAACTCCAG AAACAGAAGTTTCTCCAacaagaggaagagagaggcACAAATCTTCTGGGGAACGAAAATCCGTTGGTCCAGAGCATTTAAGACCTTTGCCAGACTCTTTGATCTTCGATATAAGAAATGTCCAAGCAATGACAGACATTAAAACTCACATCGGTTATGCTAGAGCATGGGTCCGTCTTGCATTGGAAAAGAAATTGCTGTCGAGGCATTTGAAGACTTTGCTATCAGACACGGCATTAGTCAG GAGTCAATACAAACGTTCTGCCTTTTTACGatgtgaagaagaaaaggagcAGTTCCTGTATCATCTCTTGACACTGAATGCTGTCGATTACTTCTgctttacaaataattatccGACAACAAAATTGCCATACCGAGTGGTAATATTTCCTAGTAGGAAAGCCAGCGCTGCTACAACGACAGCTAATAGCTGGGTTGCTATATCCGGTACCTTGTGCGAGACGAATCCTGTTTCCATCCCAAAGGGGGCATTAGAATTCGTCTTTCAT CACAGAAACTTGGGGGTACTATCGACGTTAAGGATAGGCCACGATAACACAGGACTCTCTCCAAAGTGGATGGTTGAACACATAGTCGTTCGTAATGAGGTAACTGGACACACGTTCAAATTTCCTTGCGGTCGATGGCTGGGTAAAGGAATAGATGATGGATCCACTGAAAGATTACTGGTCGGAGCTTTGGTGCCCAAGAGTATCGACAATGAAGAACTTGTCGAATCTTGTTCTACTCCACCCAGATGCCGTTCACCTAGCATTCCGAGAAGAATAACGCTGACACATATTGAATTGCAGCATATGCTTG GAGAGGCAGTTAATGCTATCGTCAAATTTCACTACAGAAGAGAACCTCAAGATGGTTCATTAACTGCACTGCTGTGTGGGGAGAGCGGCCTTGTTCCTTCTCTTGAGCAGACGTTTCTATTTGGATTTAAGAGCCAAAGATTGTTTGGGAAAAATCTTTACGTTTGGGATTActtcg TGCGGGtgaaggaaaattttgaaatttctctacTCGAGGAAATGGATGAATATTCACAAAGGCTTAGTAGAGACAGAAGGGCTCTGACAGAGAATAATCAACGGTTTAACATTTTAAGAAGCTACTGTCACCTTATCGATCAAATAAACACATGTAGTCAAGCTTTGGGCAAAGATGGAAAGTTTCAGTTATTCATCTGTCTGGGAGCTAG AGAACATCTTCTGCATCGCATGTTGAGTCCGATGAGCGAAGCAAGGTCAACAGTAGACATGTATGAGGAAATATCTTTCCTGAGGAGTCCTCAGCTGCTCACTTTCCTCATCCAGATACTGGAACCATTAGACGAGTTTCACATTGTTCTCGAGAAAAGCCTGACTCAAGGGATTTCGAGTATCTGCTAA
- the LOC124184419 gene encoding DENN domain-containing protein 5B isoform X4, which produces MNGSLDMIRGPEQHPSRFADYFVICGLDQDSGLEPDRFFGDSLQSTPLDRAYKGTVLGHYPDSVPWNHFDKHAVCMLCLPSGLRFRTQKHSIEPSFHSFVLTKEDGHRTYGFSLLFYEECRNKKICHAMQTLQSMHITELSSGQNGTPPIPRRGQDGHNTRSLPRHFKLSAHSPGAALGYYDYTKDKLLVTKSISLLCQQPYLHAARTFLTNLYKCVPRHPGPGLSLESYVYNLLYNVPIPLPGKSLKFFVPNDEPAKVPLELVIHQPTLPEELPMLDYPLKDVFSWLGVDCVIQLFTCLLLENQVLLRSADFQKLMVVSECITALLFPFSWQHVYVPILPASLHHFLDAPVPFVMGLHAQSEGGNLKIASEANLCYVDIDKQSIQLPEELPVFPHRLQFITEIRDLLNKFKVPHPDKTDNMAINYFNGDIMTSSLTLPGSGFHHPRRKHSLHDVLDWDRPDPEPHSETLQRIVDIVKRTGVNLGDIDSVDKTTKEKILTAQEEYHDTLIFNNALREIFLNRFVQIFSSYEHFVIQPSQDKEEWLCNRDSMHVFDKATFLSDQPAQHLPFLSRFLESQMFASLVDNKVLAAWSELDPNIRVFDQRISQLKQKVGEGIVRSPCYEACQAITATQKLLEQRLNNVELEAVPPTEILPHRAAYFRSFPLLDGVALNKEPTQSRRGQKQWKYKMKMIEASGKLQTPQESQSPRPQTKFSTDMSPALIAQANWTFVEKLLKDCKSKTKRMLVEKMGSEAVALGHGGEFLSDVEENTLVASLCDLLERVWSHGLQNKQGKSALWSHLTTYQELDECNDATKSIDPNFLTPDIVEKSSNKFFGFPDLLVSSIKSSNIFEIASYLKENFNDLSNLALETEVSPTRGRERHKSSGERKSVGPEHLRPLPDSLIFDIRNVQAMTDIKTHIGYARAWVRLALEKKLLSRHLKTLLSDTALVRSQYKRSAFLRCEEEKEQFLYHLLTLNAVDYFCFTNNYPTTKLPYRVVIFPSRKASAATTTANSWVAISGTLCETNPVSIPKGALEFVFHHRNLGVLSTLRIGHDNTGLSPKWMVEHIVVRNEVTGHTFKFPCGRWLGKGIDDGSTERLLVGALVPKSIDNEELVESCSTPPRCRSPSIPRRITLTHIELQHMLGEAVNAIVKFHYRREPQDGSLTALLCGESGLVPSLEQTFLFGFKSQRLFGKNLYVWDYFVRVKENFEISLLEEMDEYSQRLSRDRRALTENNQRFNILRSYCHLIDQINTCSQALGKDGKFQLFICLGAREHLLHRMLSPMSEARSTVDMYEEISFLRSPQLLTFLIQILEPLDEFHIVLEKSLTQGISSIC; this is translated from the exons ATGAACGGGAGTCTGGATATGATTCGGGGTCCGGAACAGCACCCGTCCCGATTTGCGGATTACTTTGTCATCTGTGGATTGGACCAGGACTCGGGCCTGGAGCCGGACAGATTTTTCG GCGACTCGCTGCAATCCACACCCCTCGACAGAGCTTACAAAGGGACAGTTCTGGGTCACTACCCGGACTCCGTGCCCTGGAACCACTTTGACAAGCACGCTGTCTGCATG CTCTGTTTACCCAGCGGCCTGAGGTTCCGTACCCAAAAGCACTCTATCGAACCTTCATTTCACTCGTTCGTACTCACCAAAGAAGATGGCCATCGAACCTATGGTTTCAGTCTTCTGTTCTACGAGGAGTGtcgcaacaaaaaaatatgccaTGCTATGCAGACCCTTCAATCTATGCACATCACCGAACTGAGCAGCGGACAGAACGGCACTCCACCTAT CCCCAGGAGAGGACAAGATGGTCATAACACAAGATCCCTACCAAGACATTTCAAATTATCCGCTCACTCACCAGGCGCAGCTCTCGGCTACTACGATTATACCAAAGATAAACTTCTGGTCACAAAGTCTATCTCACTGCTGTGCCAGCAGCCGTACCTCCACGCCGCTCGTACCTTTCTCACCAATCTTTACAA ATGCGTCCCAAGACATCCGGGTCCTGGTCTTAGCTTAGAGTCTTATGTATACAATCTTCTTTATAATGTACCAATACCTCTTCCTGGTAAATCTCTCAAGTTTTTTGTACCTAACGACGAGCCAGCTAAGGTGCCGCTAGAGCTCGTCATACATCAGCCAACTTTGCCAGAAGAGTTGCCAATGCTTGACTATCCGCTCAAGGATGTATTTTCGTGGCTTGGAGTCGACTGCGTAATACAACTGTTCACTTGTCTGTTATTGGAGAATCAAGTACTATTGAGAAGCGCTGATTTTCAGAAACTCATGGTTGTCTCGGAGTGCATTACTGCCCTTCTGTTCCCATTCTCTTGGCAGCATGTGTACGTACCAATATTGCCGGCTAGTTTACACCACTTTCTAGACGCTCCGGTACCTTTCGTCATGGGGTTACATGCTCAAAGTGAAGGAggcaatttgaaaattgctaGTGAA GCAAATCTGTGTTACGTAGATATAGACAAACAAAGTATCCAATTACCCGAAGAGTTACCGGTGTTTCCTCACAGGTTGCAATTCATTACTGAAATTAGAGATTTActaaataaattcaaagtgCCACATCCCGATAA GACTGACAATATGGCCATCAATTATTTTAACGGAGATATCATGACCAGCAGCTTGACTCTTCCTGGGTCAGGATTTCACCATCCTAGAAGAAAACATTCTTTGCACGACGTTTTGGATTGGGACAGGCCAGACCCTGAACCACACTCGGAAACGTTGCAAAGAATAGTTGACATTGTCAAGAGGACAG GAGTAAACTTGGGTGATATTGACTCTGTCGACAAAACGACGAAAGAAAAGATACTCACTGCACAAGAAGAGTACCACGATACTctcattttcaataatgctctgagagaaatatttctgaatcGTTTCGTACAGATATTCTCAAGCTATGAACATTTCGTCATTCAACCAAGCCAG GACAAAGAAGAATGGTTGTGCAACAGAGACAGTATGCATGTCTTTGACAAGGCTACGTTTTTGTCTGATCAGCCTGCCCAGCATTTGCCCTTTCTTTCACGATTTTTGGAATCTCAGATGTTTGCGTCGCTTGTCGATAATAAAGTTTTAGCTGCTTGGAGCGAGTTGGATCCTAACATCAGAGTCTTTGATCAAAGAATATCCCAACTAAA GCAAAAAGTTGGTGAAGGAATAGTGAGATCGCCTTGCTATGAGGCCTGCCAAGCTATAACTGCGACGCAGAAACTCCTTGAACAACGACTGAACAACGTCGAGTTGGAGGCTGTCCCACCGACCGAAATTCTTCCTCACCGAGCAGCTTACTTTCGAAGTTTTCCACTCCTCGACGGTGTCGCCTTGAATAAAGAACCAACGCAGAG TCGGAGGGGCCAAAAACAATGgaagtataaaatgaaaatgattgaagCAAGTGGAAAGCTACAAACTCCGCAAGAATCTCAGTCCCCCCGACCACAAACTAAGTTTTCCACTGACATGAGCCCAGCACTGATTGCACAAGCCAATTGGACTTTTGTGGAAAAATTGCTCaag GACTGTAAGTCCAAAACGAAACGAATGCTGGTAGAGAAAATGGGTTCTGAAGCAGTAGCACTTGGTCACGGTGGTGAATTCCTTTCGGATGTTGAAGAAAATACTCTGGTTGCCAGCCTCTGCGACCTTTTGGAACGCGTATGGAGTCACGGGCTGCAAAACAAGCAAGGAAAAAGTGCTCTCTGGTCACATCTGACCACTTATCAAGAACTAGATGAGTGTAATGATGCGACGAAAAGTATAGACCCCAATTTTTTAACTCCAG ATATAGTTGAGAAATCATCGAATAAGTTTTTTGGGTTCCCGGATCTCTTGGTTTCATCAATTAAGAGCAGTAACATATTTGAAATTGCTTCATATCTGAAGGAGAACTTTAATG ATTTATCTAACTTGGCACTAGAAACAGAAGTTTCTCCAacaagaggaagagagaggcACAAATCTTCTGGGGAACGAAAATCCGTTGGTCCAGAGCATTTAAGACCTTTGCCAGACTCTTTGATCTTCGATATAAGAAATGTCCAAGCAATGACAGACATTAAAACTCACATCGGTTATGCTAGAGCATGGGTCCGTCTTGCATTGGAAAAGAAATTGCTGTCGAGGCATTTGAAGACTTTGCTATCAGACACGGCATTAGTCAG GAGTCAATACAAACGTTCTGCCTTTTTACGatgtgaagaagaaaaggagcAGTTCCTGTATCATCTCTTGACACTGAATGCTGTCGATTACTTCTgctttacaaataattatccGACAACAAAATTGCCATACCGAGTGGTAATATTTCCTAGTAGGAAAGCCAGCGCTGCTACAACGACAGCTAATAGCTGGGTTGCTATATCCGGTACCTTGTGCGAGACGAATCCTGTTTCCATCCCAAAGGGGGCATTAGAATTCGTCTTTCAT CACAGAAACTTGGGGGTACTATCGACGTTAAGGATAGGCCACGATAACACAGGACTCTCTCCAAAGTGGATGGTTGAACACATAGTCGTTCGTAATGAGGTAACTGGACACACGTTCAAATTTCCTTGCGGTCGATGGCTGGGTAAAGGAATAGATGATGGATCCACTGAAAGATTACTGGTCGGAGCTTTGGTGCCCAAGAGTATCGACAATGAAGAACTTGTCGAATCTTGTTCTACTCCACCCAGATGCCGTTCACCTAGCATTCCGAGAAGAATAACGCTGACACATATTGAATTGCAGCATATGCTTG GAGAGGCAGTTAATGCTATCGTCAAATTTCACTACAGAAGAGAACCTCAAGATGGTTCATTAACTGCACTGCTGTGTGGGGAGAGCGGCCTTGTTCCTTCTCTTGAGCAGACGTTTCTATTTGGATTTAAGAGCCAAAGATTGTTTGGGAAAAATCTTTACGTTTGGGATTActtcg TGCGGGtgaaggaaaattttgaaatttctctacTCGAGGAAATGGATGAATATTCACAAAGGCTTAGTAGAGACAGAAGGGCTCTGACAGAGAATAATCAACGGTTTAACATTTTAAGAAGCTACTGTCACCTTATCGATCAAATAAACACATGTAGTCAAGCTTTGGGCAAAGATGGAAAGTTTCAGTTATTCATCTGTCTGGGAGCTAG AGAACATCTTCTGCATCGCATGTTGAGTCCGATGAGCGAAGCAAGGTCAACAGTAGACATGTATGAGGAAATATCTTTCCTGAGGAGTCCTCAGCTGCTCACTTTCCTCATCCAGATACTGGAACCATTAGACGAGTTTCACATTGTTCTCGAGAAAAGCCTGACTCAAGGGATTTCGAGTATCTGCTAA